Proteins from a genomic interval of Lacticaseibacillus pabuli:
- a CDS encoding GNAT family N-acetyltransferase, with the protein MADIRDELQIRPVTTDYLEQFNDLLSYVFQVTAKEVEESGYEEGELELDKRPVLEKADVIGWFHDDELVSSLAIYPCRVNIHGVPYKMAGLTGVGTYPEYSGHGLMHDLITRGLQKMRDNRQWISYLYPYSIPFYRKKGWEIISDHLTFELKDTQLPKQVNMPGHVERLEIDDEDVINTYNRFAAQTHGAMLRNQLNWDEYWRWENEEERIAGVWYDENDVPQGYVLYWIANEVFHIKEMIYITQEARKALWNFVAAHFSMVERVRGNIYKDEPLHFLIDDGDIKQTIKPYFMARIVDVFEFLRQYPFEEGGKPFHFVVHDPMASWNDGVFGVQWVENGELEISHDPLGPAVELDIQTLTTMLMSYRRPSYLRKIERIKADSKAIRNLETIIPMEEPYFSDYF; encoded by the coding sequence ATGGCAGACATACGCGACGAATTACAGATAAGACCGGTGACAACGGATTATCTTGAACAATTTAATGACCTGTTGAGTTACGTTTTTCAGGTGACGGCCAAGGAAGTTGAAGAGTCTGGCTACGAGGAGGGCGAACTGGAGCTCGACAAGCGGCCCGTTTTGGAGAAAGCTGATGTCATTGGCTGGTTCCACGACGACGAACTGGTGAGCTCGCTTGCCATTTACCCATGTCGGGTGAACATCCACGGCGTGCCGTACAAGATGGCTGGTCTGACGGGTGTCGGAACTTATCCGGAGTACTCTGGACATGGGCTCATGCACGACCTGATTACCCGTGGTCTGCAAAAGATGCGGGACAACCGGCAGTGGATTTCCTACCTGTACCCGTACTCCATCCCGTTTTACCGCAAGAAGGGCTGGGAGATCATCTCTGACCACCTGACCTTCGAGCTCAAGGATACGCAGCTGCCCAAGCAGGTGAACATGCCCGGGCACGTGGAGCGTTTGGAGATTGATGACGAGGATGTCATTAATACCTACAACCGCTTTGCCGCACAGACGCACGGCGCGATGCTGCGTAACCAACTCAACTGGGATGAATACTGGCGCTGGGAAAACGAAGAGGAACGCATCGCTGGTGTCTGGTATGACGAAAACGACGTCCCCCAGGGTTACGTTTTGTACTGGATTGCCAATGAAGTCTTCCACATCAAGGAAATGATTTACATCACCCAAGAAGCACGCAAGGCCCTTTGGAACTTTGTGGCAGCGCACTTTTCGATGGTGGAACGTGTACGGGGGAACATCTACAAGGATGAACCTTTGCACTTCCTGATTGACGATGGGGACATCAAGCAGACGATTAAGCCGTACTTTATGGCCCGAATTGTCGACGTGTTCGAATTTCTGCGCCAGTACCCGTTTGAAGAGGGCGGCAAGCCGTTCCACTTTGTGGTCCATGACCCAATGGCTTCCTGGAATGACGGCGTCTTCGGAGTGCAATGGGTTGAGAATGGTGAACTAGAGATTTCACACGATCCACTCGGTCCGGCAGTTGAGCTCGACATTCAGACTTTGACGACCATGCTGATGAGCTATCGGCGGCCGTCATACTTGCGCAAAATTGAGCGTATCAAGGCTGATTCTAAGGCAATTCGCAACCTGGAAACGATTATCCCGATGGAGGAGCCTTACTTCTCTGATTACTTCTAA
- a CDS encoding ATP-dependent RecD-like DNA helicase, producing the protein MNDAESVTGKVESIFFSNPSNLFKILLIKIKATTLKWGEDEIVVKGSFGDITEGDSYSFTGTLVDHPKYGKQFQAATYKSEQPTSRDGLVAYLASERFPGIGKKTAERIVDGLGLNAVDDILADPHVLDDCGVRGEKAATLVASLKENRGMEQVVIGLNGFGLSGNLAAKIYAQYREDSLDIIKTNPYQLVEDIDGVGFRTADGIAQQLGFAKDAPQRLGGALSSVLNTAADSEGDTFVEAKTAFGQVRSLLGDHAQQYTGDEAMLKVLQSQVADHKLVLEDGNIYTQTLYQAEWQIASQLSGLLDEGSAPDYGDERIDKTIHGVEKRLEIDYDETQLAAIHGALSHRIFLLTGGPGTGKTTIINAVVQSYAELNQIDMDPNNYKSDEMFPIMLAAPTGRAAKRMTETTNLPASTIHRLLGLGVDQTDYEARDLPDGLLIIDEMSMVDTYLMKILLNSVQPGMTVIFVGDKDQLPSVGPGQVFADMLASGALPSVELTHIHRQDTDSTIVQLAHAINEGKLPADLLKKHADRSFIACPPAQVPRAVMQVVSAAARREFDPLGVQVLAPMYRGDAGVDNLNPVVQNVFNPNDTGKRKEVDGGQYKYRIGDKVLQLVNNPDKNVFNGEIGIVTGIDKDEKGKNDSLTITFDDNEISYPRSEWGKITLAYATSIHKAQGSEFDMVILPLTMQSRRMLKRNLVYTAVTRAKQFLIMIGEPAAFELAVQTLAANRNTGLKKRLCSAFSIEEPAGDAEQQPAATPAVSQPAPVQVSEPVAEPATAAVAPDTAGEEPADTILTEDMVIRGTIDPLIGMHGVKPADFEHKE; encoded by the coding sequence ATGAATGATGCGGAGAGCGTTACTGGGAAGGTCGAGAGTATCTTCTTTAGTAACCCCAGCAATTTATTCAAAATCCTGCTGATTAAGATTAAGGCGACGACCCTGAAGTGGGGCGAAGACGAGATTGTCGTGAAGGGCAGTTTTGGTGATATCACGGAAGGCGACTCCTACAGTTTCACTGGCACGTTGGTCGACCACCCCAAATACGGCAAACAGTTTCAGGCCGCCACGTATAAGAGTGAGCAACCAACCAGTCGCGACGGGTTGGTCGCTTATTTGGCGTCAGAACGATTCCCAGGGATTGGTAAGAAAACCGCCGAGCGAATCGTGGACGGATTGGGCCTGAATGCCGTCGATGACATACTGGCTGACCCCCACGTGCTGGATGACTGCGGGGTCCGCGGCGAAAAGGCAGCGACCCTGGTGGCCTCCCTCAAGGAAAACCGGGGGATGGAGCAAGTCGTGATTGGGTTGAACGGCTTTGGCCTGTCCGGTAACCTGGCGGCCAAAATCTACGCGCAATATCGCGAGGACAGCCTCGACATCATCAAAACGAATCCATACCAGCTCGTGGAGGATATCGATGGCGTCGGTTTTCGTACCGCGGATGGGATTGCACAACAACTTGGCTTTGCTAAGGATGCGCCGCAGCGTTTAGGTGGCGCGTTATCGAGTGTCTTGAATACGGCCGCCGACAGCGAGGGTGACACCTTTGTTGAAGCGAAAACCGCGTTTGGGCAGGTGCGGTCACTTCTTGGCGACCACGCCCAGCAATATACTGGCGACGAAGCGATGCTGAAGGTGTTGCAGTCGCAAGTCGCCGACCATAAATTGGTGCTAGAAGACGGTAACATCTACACCCAGACGTTGTATCAAGCGGAGTGGCAGATTGCCAGTCAACTCAGTGGCTTGCTGGACGAAGGCAGTGCACCGGACTATGGCGATGAACGGATTGATAAAACCATCCACGGCGTCGAGAAACGGCTGGAAATTGACTACGATGAAACGCAGCTAGCTGCAATTCACGGGGCTTTGTCCCACCGCATCTTTCTCCTGACGGGTGGCCCTGGGACAGGGAAAACAACCATTATTAATGCGGTCGTACAGTCCTATGCTGAGTTGAACCAAATCGACATGGATCCTAACAATTACAAGTCGGATGAGATGTTTCCCATCATGCTTGCGGCGCCAACTGGTCGTGCGGCCAAACGCATGACGGAAACAACTAACTTGCCCGCCAGCACGATTCACCGCCTGCTCGGACTGGGCGTTGACCAAACGGACTATGAGGCCCGCGACCTACCAGATGGCCTGCTGATTATTGATGAAATGTCGATGGTCGACACCTACCTGATGAAGATTCTGCTCAACTCGGTGCAGCCGGGGATGACCGTCATTTTCGTTGGGGATAAGGACCAACTGCCATCCGTTGGGCCTGGTCAAGTCTTCGCGGACATGTTGGCGAGTGGCGCGCTGCCATCCGTTGAGCTGACGCATATTCACCGCCAGGACACGGATTCCACGATTGTCCAGTTGGCCCACGCGATTAACGAGGGCAAGTTGCCGGCAGATTTACTGAAGAAACACGCAGACCGCAGCTTTATTGCTTGTCCGCCAGCGCAGGTCCCGCGGGCGGTGATGCAGGTCGTTTCTGCGGCGGCGCGGCGTGAGTTTGATCCGCTGGGCGTGCAGGTGCTCGCACCCATGTACCGTGGTGACGCTGGCGTGGATAATCTCAATCCGGTTGTGCAGAACGTGTTCAACCCGAACGATACGGGCAAGCGCAAAGAGGTCGATGGCGGGCAATATAAGTACCGCATCGGCGATAAGGTTTTGCAGCTGGTGAACAATCCGGACAAGAATGTTTTCAACGGAGAAATTGGGATTGTGACCGGGATTGATAAGGACGAGAAGGGTAAAAACGACAGTCTGACCATCACTTTTGATGACAATGAAATTAGCTATCCCCGTAGCGAATGGGGTAAAATTACGCTAGCATACGCAACCAGCATCCATAAGGCCCAGGGGAGCGAGTTCGACATGGTCATTTTGCCGCTCACAATGCAGAGCCGGCGGATGTTGAAACGAAATCTGGTCTACACGGCGGTAACGCGGGCCAAACAGTTCTTGATTATGATTGGTGAACCCGCCGCGTTTGAGCTGGCGGTACAGACACTGGCCGCTAACCGGAATACGGGGCTGAAGAAGCGCTTGTGCAGTGCGTTCTCGATTGAGGAACCAGCTGGGGATGCCGAACAGCAACCTGCTGCGACACCCGCAGTCTCGCAGCCGGCACCGGTACAGGTTAGCGAACCTGTTGCAGAACCGGCAACCGCTGCTGTTGCGCCCGACACTGCCGGCGAAGAGCCCGCGGACACCATCCTGACTGAGGACATGGTGATTCGCGGTACGATTGATCCATTAATAGGCATGCATGGTGTGAAACCAGCCGATTTTGAACACAAAGAATAA
- a CDS encoding DNA-directed RNA polymerase subunit epsilon, translating to MIYKVLYQPNKTENPVRERTLSLYLEAKSSVDARAIVEKNTDFNIELIQELTGDFLEYEKKSPDFKIAEF from the coding sequence ATGATTTACAAAGTACTTTACCAACCTAACAAGACCGAGAACCCTGTCCGCGAGCGGACCTTATCCCTGTACCTCGAGGCAAAGTCCTCAGTTGATGCACGTGCGATTGTTGAAAAGAACACGGACTTTAACATTGAATTGATTCAGGAGTTGACTGGCGACTTTCTTGAATACGAAAAGAAGTCCCCTGACTTCAAGATCGCGGAGTTCTAA
- a CDS encoding histidine phosphatase family protein, with amino-acid sequence MTRLYFVRHGKTEWNLEGRYQGAAGDSPLLPESYVQIAALAKYLNEKGLRFSHAYVSPLKRTRTTALTLLGELQQKVPLTVMPALREFNLGLMEGQTFTAVEKKFPDELYAFRHAPADYDPRRLHGESFPQLLERMVPPVREVVAGDYSGEANILMIGHGASLAALIQHLVGTPIADLRKDGGLTNSSLTVLEMNEDRLPYHLVKWNDTHFLPGKRSATDTI; translated from the coding sequence GTGACACGTTTATATTTTGTACGACACGGGAAAACGGAATGGAATCTGGAAGGACGCTATCAGGGGGCAGCTGGCGATTCACCATTGTTGCCAGAGAGCTATGTCCAGATTGCGGCATTGGCAAAGTACCTAAATGAGAAGGGACTTCGCTTTAGTCATGCCTACGTTAGCCCACTTAAACGCACGCGGACCACGGCGCTGACACTACTGGGTGAATTGCAACAGAAGGTCCCTCTGACGGTGATGCCCGCTCTGCGCGAGTTTAACCTGGGCCTGATGGAGGGTCAGACCTTCACTGCTGTCGAGAAAAAGTTTCCCGATGAATTGTATGCATTCCGCCACGCACCGGCCGATTACGATCCCCGTCGGCTGCACGGCGAAAGTTTCCCGCAGCTACTAGAACGGATGGTGCCACCAGTACGCGAGGTGGTCGCCGGCGATTACAGCGGCGAAGCAAATATATTGATGATTGGGCACGGCGCGTCATTGGCCGCCCTAATTCAGCACCTCGTTGGCACGCCAATTGCGGATTTACGCAAGGACGGCGGGCTGACGAACAGTAGCCTGACCGTGCTGGAGATGAACGAGGACCGCTTGCCCTATCATTTGGTCAAGTGGAACGATACGCACTTTTTGCCAGGCAAGCGGAGTGCGACGGACACAATTTAG
- the rnjA gene encoding ribonuclease J1, producing MKLDIKKNEVAAFAVGGLGEIGKNMYAVQYQDEIIVMDAGIKFPEDDLLGIDYVISDYSYLKQHADMVKALVITHGHEDHIGGIPYFLKELPTVPVYAPPLAAALIRGKLEEHGILRETELHEIGEDDVLKFDKITVDFFRTTHSIPDTLGIAVHTPVGVIVETGDFKFDLTPVGNQPAPNLQRMAKLGSEGVLLLMSDSTNAEIPNFTKSERFVGHSIRHIFEGIEGRIIFATFASNISRIAQATEVAMKNGRKIAVFGRSMETAIVNGRELGYLNIPDDVLVDAHDLNHLPADKVMILCTGSQGEPMAALSRIANGTHRQISIQPGDTVVFSSNPIPGNTTSVNAVINQLEAAGADVIHGKINNIHTSGHGGQEEEKLMLRLIKPKFFMACHGEYRMQKLHTELAQQCDVPAENCFIMENGDVLAMTENSARRAGHFPASDVYIDGSGIGDIGNAVIRDRRMLSEEGLVVVVATINMQKHTVLAGPDLLSRGFVYMRESGELINQAQRRVYRTIKQTFTNNEKVSEAMLKDAISDSLSDFLFDRTERKPIIIPMLITL from the coding sequence ATGAAGCTCGACATTAAGAAAAACGAAGTCGCTGCGTTCGCTGTCGGCGGACTCGGCGAAATCGGGAAGAACATGTACGCCGTGCAGTACCAGGACGAAATCATCGTCATGGATGCCGGCATCAAGTTCCCCGAAGATGATTTGCTTGGGATTGATTACGTCATTTCTGACTACTCATACCTCAAGCAGCACGCAGACATGGTTAAGGCCCTTGTAATCACCCACGGCCACGAAGACCATATCGGTGGGATTCCTTACTTTTTGAAGGAACTGCCTACCGTGCCAGTTTATGCCCCACCTTTAGCTGCTGCCTTGATCCGTGGCAAGCTCGAGGAACACGGCATTCTGCGCGAAACTGAATTGCATGAAATCGGTGAAGACGATGTGCTGAAGTTCGACAAGATTACCGTCGACTTCTTCCGCACGACCCACAGTATCCCAGATACCCTGGGGATTGCGGTCCACACGCCAGTTGGTGTCATCGTCGAAACTGGTGACTTCAAGTTTGACCTCACCCCAGTCGGTAACCAGCCTGCCCCTAACCTGCAGCGGATGGCAAAACTTGGCTCCGAGGGTGTCCTCTTGCTCATGTCTGACTCGACGAACGCGGAAATTCCGAACTTCACCAAGTCCGAACGCTTCGTCGGCCATTCCATCCGCCATATTTTTGAGGGCATCGAAGGGCGCATCATCTTTGCCACCTTTGCCTCCAACATCTCCCGGATTGCGCAAGCCACCGAAGTTGCCATGAAGAACGGCCGCAAGATTGCGGTCTTCGGCCGGTCCATGGAAACTGCGATTGTGAACGGCCGTGAGCTCGGTTACCTGAACATTCCTGACGACGTCCTGGTCGACGCGCATGACCTCAACCATCTGCCTGCAGACAAGGTCATGATTCTGTGTACCGGTTCGCAAGGTGAACCAATGGCTGCCCTTTCGCGCATTGCCAACGGGACTCACCGTCAGATCAGCATTCAGCCTGGTGACACCGTGGTCTTCTCCAGTAACCCAATTCCTGGTAACACGACCAGCGTTAATGCCGTGATTAACCAGCTTGAGGCTGCCGGCGCGGATGTCATTCACGGTAAAATCAACAACATTCACACATCTGGTCATGGTGGCCAGGAAGAAGAAAAGTTGATGCTACGCCTGATCAAGCCTAAGTTCTTCATGGCTTGCCATGGTGAATACCGGATGCAGAAGCTGCACACCGAACTTGCTCAGCAATGTGACGTGCCAGCCGAAAATTGCTTCATCATGGAAAATGGTGATGTCCTTGCGATGACTGAGAACTCAGCCCGTCGCGCGGGTCACTTCCCTGCCAGCGATGTTTACATTGACGGTAGTGGTATTGGTGACATCGGCAACGCGGTTATCCGTGATCGCCGGATGCTCTCTGAAGAAGGTCTGGTTGTCGTCGTTGCGACAATCAACATGCAGAAGCACACGGTTTTGGCAGGTCCCGACTTGCTCTCCCGTGGTTTCGTCTACATGCGTGAATCTGGCGAACTGATTAACCAGGCGCAGCGCCGCGTTTACCGGACCATCAAGCAGACGTTCACCAACAACGAAAAGGTTTCTGAAGCTATGCTCAAGGATGCCATTTCTGACAGTCTGAGCGATTTCTTGTTCGACCGGACGGAACGTAAGCCAATCATCATTCCAATGTTGATTACTTTATAA
- a CDS encoding UPF0223 family protein, whose amino-acid sequence MKPNYEYPLDMDWTKDEMVQAVTFYELVEDAYEGGTNRDNLLAAYAGFKQVVPDTGTEKRYDRMFKEQSGYSFYRAVKQARESDERRIRVEMKHYE is encoded by the coding sequence ATGAAACCGAACTATGAATACCCCCTTGATATGGACTGGACGAAGGACGAAATGGTGCAAGCCGTCACGTTCTATGAACTCGTCGAGGATGCCTACGAGGGTGGGACAAATCGTGACAACTTGCTCGCGGCCTACGCGGGCTTCAAGCAAGTTGTGCCTGATACCGGTACTGAAAAGCGTTACGACCGCATGTTCAAGGAACAGAGTGGTTACTCGTTTTACCGGGCCGTTAAGCAGGCACGCGAAAGCGACGAACGCCGCATTCGTGTTGAGATGAAGCATTATGAATAA
- a CDS encoding dipeptide epimerase, translating into MQQLIVQKASDIMSLIDKVSVSTQELPLRVPFRTSRHVVTRASSVRVTITLENGLVGVGSGTPNEVVTGDTMASLEAILQELTPTLIGADLNDWTALLARVQGLITGNGPAKAAIELALYDLRAQSFGVDLPTLLGARQARVESDMTISIHPLPEMIAEAKQIAAQGFRAVKIKVGGGYLDDDLQRIQMIADALGPGHQLRLDANQAWTVAEAAEALRALAATHLPIEFVEQPVAANDVAGMRALTAMHLLPIMADESVFSYADALNILAQHAADYVNIKLMKTGGLSEATKINAACAARHVPCMVGAMIEPSTSLRAAVAFAAAHPNVHFVDLDPIFMVADAQPGLATDGPVLMFD; encoded by the coding sequence GTGCAGCAATTAATCGTCCAGAAAGCGAGTGACATCATGAGTCTCATCGATAAAGTCAGTGTTTCAACGCAGGAATTACCATTGCGGGTGCCGTTTCGAACATCGCGTCACGTCGTCACACGTGCTAGCAGTGTGCGGGTGACCATCACACTCGAAAACGGATTGGTTGGCGTCGGTTCCGGAACGCCAAACGAGGTCGTCACGGGGGACACCATGGCATCACTCGAGGCAATCTTGCAGGAACTGACCCCGACGCTGATTGGTGCGGATTTGAACGACTGGACGGCGTTGCTGGCGCGGGTTCAGGGCCTCATTACCGGCAATGGCCCAGCGAAAGCCGCGATTGAACTAGCACTGTATGACTTGCGGGCCCAGAGTTTCGGTGTGGACTTGCCAACGCTACTGGGTGCGCGTCAGGCCCGTGTTGAAAGTGATATGACCATCAGCATCCATCCCTTACCAGAAATGATTGCGGAGGCCAAGCAGATTGCGGCACAGGGGTTTCGCGCCGTCAAGATTAAGGTCGGTGGCGGATACCTAGATGACGATTTGCAGCGCATCCAGATGATTGCGGATGCACTCGGTCCAGGTCATCAGTTGCGGCTCGACGCCAACCAAGCGTGGACCGTGGCTGAGGCTGCCGAGGCATTGCGTGCCTTGGCAGCAACGCACTTGCCCATCGAGTTCGTCGAGCAACCAGTCGCGGCAAATGACGTGGCGGGCATGCGCGCGTTGACCGCAATGCACCTGTTGCCCATCATGGCGGACGAATCGGTCTTTTCCTATGCGGATGCGCTGAATATCTTGGCACAACACGCCGCGGACTACGTGAACATCAAATTGATGAAGACGGGTGGCTTGTCCGAAGCAACCAAAATCAACGCCGCGTGCGCAGCGCGCCATGTGCCCTGCATGGTGGGGGCGATGATCGAACCCAGCACTAGCTTAAGGGCCGCGGTTGCGTTTGCGGCGGCACACCCGAACGTGCACTTTGTCGATCTGGATCCCATCTTTATGGTGGCGGATGCGCAGCCTGGTCTTGCGACAGATGGTCCAGTATTGATGTTTGATTGA
- the typA gene encoding translational GTPase TypA — protein MKTRDDIRNIAIIAHVDHGKTTLVNEMLKQSSTLDQHTEIADRAMDTNPIEKERGITILSKNTAVKYKDKTINILDTPGHADFGGEVERIMKMVDGVLLVVDAFEGTMPQTRFVLKKALEQHLTPIVVINKIDRPGARPDEVVDEVLELFIELGADDDQLEFPIVYASAINGTSSMDPDLSTQKHTMDPLFDTILKTIPAPIDNSDEPLQFQVAMLDYNDYVGRIGIGRVFRGKIKIGDSVTVMKLDGSTKDFRVTKLFGFLGLNRVEIQSAEAGDLIAVAGMEDIYVGETVTARDHQEALPILRIDPPTLQMMFVANDSPFAGREGKNVTARKLEERLKSQLQTDVSLRVEDTDKAGMWEVSGRGELHLSILVEEMRRDGFELMLGRPQVIYREIDGVMCEPFEEVQIDTPEKYTGTVIDAMAQRKGEMQNMENEGNGQTRLTFLVPSRGLIGYSTEFLSATGGYGIMNHTFEKYAPVVKNWEPGRTQGALVSINAGNATTYSLQSVEDRGTLFIDAGTEVYEGMIVGQNSREADIAVNVTKGKNLTNTRASGKDHAAAIKTPKELTLESAIEFLNEDEYCEVTPESIRLRKKILNTGERTKADKRRKQASNK, from the coding sequence TTGAAAACTCGCGACGATATTCGTAACATTGCGATCATTGCCCATGTTGACCACGGGAAGACCACGCTTGTTAACGAAATGCTGAAGCAGTCATCGACCCTGGACCAGCACACTGAAATTGCTGACCGGGCCATGGACACAAACCCGATTGAAAAGGAACGTGGGATTACTATCCTTAGTAAGAACACGGCCGTTAAGTACAAGGACAAGACCATTAACATCCTGGATACCCCAGGACACGCTGACTTCGGTGGTGAAGTTGAACGTATCATGAAGATGGTTGACGGTGTTCTGCTGGTTGTTGATGCCTTTGAAGGTACCATGCCACAGACTCGTTTCGTTCTCAAGAAGGCTCTTGAGCAGCACTTGACCCCAATCGTTGTTATTAACAAGATTGACCGTCCAGGTGCACGTCCTGACGAAGTTGTTGATGAAGTGCTCGAACTCTTCATCGAACTCGGTGCTGATGATGATCAGCTCGAATTCCCTATCGTTTACGCATCTGCAATCAATGGTACTTCCAGCATGGACCCAGACCTGTCCACCCAGAAGCACACGATGGACCCTCTGTTCGACACCATTCTGAAGACCATTCCTGCACCTATCGATAACTCTGACGAACCTTTGCAGTTCCAAGTTGCGATGCTTGACTACAACGATTACGTTGGCCGTATCGGTATTGGCCGTGTCTTCCGTGGCAAGATTAAGATCGGTGATTCTGTTACCGTTATGAAGCTTGACGGGTCGACCAAGGATTTCCGTGTCACCAAGCTGTTTGGTTTCCTCGGTTTGAACCGTGTTGAAATCCAGTCCGCTGAAGCCGGTGATCTGATTGCCGTTGCTGGTATGGAAGACATCTACGTCGGTGAAACTGTGACTGCGCGTGACCACCAGGAAGCATTGCCTATCCTGCGTATCGACCCACCTACGTTGCAGATGATGTTCGTTGCCAACGACAGCCCATTTGCAGGCCGCGAAGGTAAGAACGTTACCGCTCGTAAGCTTGAGGAACGCCTCAAGTCCCAGCTCCAGACTGATGTCTCCCTCCGTGTTGAGGATACTGACAAGGCTGGTATGTGGGAAGTTTCCGGTCGTGGTGAACTGCACTTGTCCATCCTGGTCGAAGAAATGCGTCGTGACGGCTTCGAATTGATGCTTGGCCGTCCACAGGTTATCTACCGTGAGATTGACGGTGTGATGTGCGAACCATTTGAAGAAGTTCAAATTGATACCCCTGAAAAGTACACTGGTACCGTTATCGATGCCATGGCACAACGTAAGGGTGAAATGCAGAACATGGAAAACGAAGGTAACGGCCAGACGCGTTTGACCTTCCTCGTTCCTTCACGTGGTTTGATCGGTTACTCAACCGAATTCCTTTCCGCTACTGGTGGTTACGGGATCATGAACCACACCTTCGAAAAGTACGCACCAGTTGTTAAGAACTGGGAACCAGGCCGTACTCAGGGTGCTTTGGTATCCATCAACGCTGGGAACGCCACAACCTACTCACTGCAGAGTGTTGAAGATCGTGGGACCTTGTTCATCGACGCCGGGACCGAAGTTTACGAAGGGATGATCGTTGGTCAGAACTCTCGTGAAGCTGACATTGCTGTCAACGTTACGAAGGGTAAGAACCTGACGAACACCCGTGCTTCAGGTAAGGACCATGCGGCGGCTATCAAGACGCCTAAGGAACTGACCCTCGAAAGTGCGATTGAATTCCTGAACGAAGACGAATACTGTGAAGTAACACCTGAAAGCATCCGTCTCCGCAAGAAGATTCTGAACACTGGCGAACGGACGAAGGCTGACAAGCGTCGCAAGCAGGCTTCAAACAAGTAA
- the def gene encoding peptide deformylase, with protein sequence MFLMKDIVRDPNPVLRATAKQLTFPLSDQQKQLAHDLMEYLVISQDEEENKKYKLRPGVGLAAPQVGESVAMTAVLIPDDDGEIFMKEVLVNPRIISHSVQNVALTEGEGCLSVDDEHPGYVIRHDRATIQYQTLDGEKKKIRLKNYPAIVCQHEIDHLNGILFYDHIDTKHPFEMDENGVLIG encoded by the coding sequence GTGTTTTTAATGAAAGATATCGTCCGTGACCCAAATCCGGTTTTGCGGGCAACAGCCAAACAATTGACATTTCCCCTCTCTGACCAGCAAAAGCAGCTGGCACATGATCTGATGGAATACCTGGTCATCAGTCAGGATGAAGAAGAAAACAAGAAGTACAAGCTGCGTCCCGGTGTCGGTCTTGCCGCACCGCAAGTTGGTGAGAGCGTCGCAATGACAGCGGTGCTCATTCCAGATGACGACGGCGAGATTTTCATGAAGGAAGTTCTCGTTAACCCACGCATCATCAGTCACTCCGTTCAAAACGTTGCGCTGACTGAAGGCGAAGGTTGCCTGTCCGTTGATGACGAGCACCCTGGCTATGTCATTCGTCACGACCGTGCCACCATCCAGTACCAGACACTCGACGGCGAGAAGAAAAAGATTCGCCTGAAGAACTACCCGGCCATTGTATGCCAGCACGAAATTGACCATTTGAACGGGATTCTCTTCTACGATCACATCGATACGAAGCACCCATTTGAAATGGACGAAAACGGCGTGTTGATCGGCTAA
- a CDS encoding tetratricopeptide repeat protein, which yields MQDIIDEFNHGDKQKAISMAVHAIDAAPKRADLYGMLATMLLAVKAYDQADALVMKAFGLFGENAELRYTWGLSAYQQGDFKTVLMRLQPLTGPDTAADLRGDANYMIALSYRSLGDQLHALPYALTASELNPKAADAAVLVASLMLSNGAPTQAKTILQPLVDAGNKQVLLTYGMVLAALEDPRASDYLDQAKDATPADYARTRELAQFLGGQAKQKDKGDQDE from the coding sequence ATGCAGGACATTATTGACGAGTTTAATCACGGAGATAAGCAAAAGGCAATTAGCATGGCGGTTCATGCCATTGATGCGGCACCAAAACGGGCCGATCTATATGGGATGCTGGCGACCATGCTTCTGGCAGTGAAAGCTTATGATCAAGCCGATGCGCTCGTCATGAAGGCGTTCGGTTTATTTGGCGAAAACGCCGAGTTGCGCTACACCTGGGGGTTGTCTGCTTACCAGCAAGGCGACTTCAAGACTGTTCTGATGCGCCTGCAGCCACTGACAGGACCTGACACAGCGGCCGATTTACGTGGGGATGCTAACTACATGATTGCGCTGTCCTATCGCAGTCTGGGGGATCAGTTGCACGCTCTGCCTTATGCGCTGACGGCGAGTGAATTGAATCCCAAGGCTGCCGATGCGGCGGTGCTGGTCGCAAGCTTGATGCTGAGCAACGGTGCGCCAACACAGGCGAAAACAATCTTGCAGCCGCTCGTTGACGCGGGCAATAAGCAAGTTCTGTTGACGTACGGCATGGTGCTGGCGGCGCTGGAAGACCCACGCGCTAGCGATTACCTTGACCAAGCCAAGGACGCAACACCGGCCGACTACGCGCGCACGCGTGAATTGGCACAGTTCCTAGGCGGTCAGGCCAAGCAGAAGGACAAGGGTGATCAGGATGAATGA